One Meles meles chromosome 11, mMelMel3.1 paternal haplotype, whole genome shotgun sequence DNA segment encodes these proteins:
- the ZNF462 gene encoding zinc finger protein 462 isoform X4: MEVLQCDGCDFRAPSYEDLKAHIQDVHTAFLQPTDVAEDNANEPRSGSMNASNQTEVEYSSIKDEFAIAEDLSGQNATALGTGSYYGHSPGYYGQHIAPNPKPTNKFFQCKFCVRYFRSKNLLIEHTRKVHGAQAEGSSAGPPVPGSLNYNIMMHEGFGKVFSCQFCTYKSPRRARIIKHQKMYHKNNLKETTAPLSAPAPMPDPVVPPVSLQDPCKELPAEVVERSILESMVKPLTKSRGNFCCEWCSYQTPRRERWCDHMMKKHRSMVKILSSLRQQQEGTNLPDVQTKSAPSPTSNSTYLSMNAASREMPSANVSNFRGSISNSIMRPNSSSASKFPPVSYPQMKPKSPHNSGLVNLAERSRYGMADMTNSSADLETNSMLNDSSSDEELNDLDSENGLNAMDHQTSGISAEQLMGSDGNKLLETKGIPFRRFMNRFQCPFCPFLTMHRRSISRHIENIHLSGKTAVYKCDECPFTCKSSLKLGAHKQCHTGTTSDWDAVNSQSESLSASLNEGVVSYESSSVNGRKPGVLLDPLQQQQPPPPPPPPPLPPSQPQPPQLQPPHQVPAQPQPQPPPVQPPQPPVPAPPLHPYKCTMCNYSTTTLKGLRVHQQHKHSFCDNLPKFEGQPSSLPLESETDSHPSSSNTVKKSQTSILGLSSKNNFVAKASRKLANDFPLDLSPVKKRTRIDEIASNLQSKINQTKQQEDAVINVEDDEEEEEDNEVEIEVELDREEEPTEPVMEVSTSFSAQQIWARDAGEPQKEPSFRSVAHDYNATNGAEIELTLSEDEEDYYGSSANMKDHQVSSTALLNTQTPIYGTEHNNENTDFGDSGRLYYCKHCDFNNKSARSVSTHYQRMHPYIKFSFRYILDPNDHSAVYRCLECYIDYTNFEDLQQHYGEHHPEAMNVLNFDHSDLIYRCRFCSYTSPNVRSLMPHYQRMHPTVKINNAMIFSSYVVEQQEGLNTESQTLREILNSAPKSMATSTPVARGGGLPATFNKNTPSKTFTPECENQKDPSVNTVVVYDCDVCSFASPNMHSVLVHYQKKHPEEKASYFRIQKTMRMVSVDRGSALSQLSFEVGAPMSPKMSNMGSPPPPQPPPPDLSTELYYCKHCSYSNRSVVGVLVHYQKRHPEIKVTAKYIRQAPPTAAMMRGSEGPQGSPRPPAPMQQLNRSSSERDGPPVENEMFFCQHCDYGNRTVKGVLIHYQKKHRDFKANADVIRQHTATIRSLCDRNQKKPASCVLMAPSSAERDKAKLRALKCRQCSYTSPYFYALRKHIKKDHPALKATVTSIMRWAFLDGLIEAGYHCEWCIYSHTEPNGLLLHYQRRHPEHYVDYTYMATKLWAGPDPSPPSLALPTEAKTYRCRDCVFEAVSIWDITNHYQAFHPWAMNGDESVLLDIIKEKDAIENPLPPSAEELVGPVNCENSLPTPLPEQDAECPEDARLSPEKSIQLASANPAISSTPYQCTVCQSEYNNLHGLLTHYGKKHPGMKVKAADFAQDIDINPGAVYKCRHCPYINTRIHGVLTHYQKRHPAIKVTAEDFVHDVEQSADIAQNDVEETSRIFKQGYGAYRCKLCPYTHGTLEKLKIHYEKYHNQPEFDVFSPSPPKLPVSLEPEMTTEVSPSQVSAAEEDVGEEPMSTSHFSASHLVSHTVFRCQLCKYFCSTRKGIARHYRIKHNNVRAQPEGKNNLFKCALCAYTNPIRKGLAAHYQKRHDIDAYYTHCLAASRTISDKPNKVIIPSPPKDDSPQLSEELRRAVEKKKCSLCSFQSFSKKGIVSHYMKRHPGVFPKKQHASKLGGYFTAVYADEHEKPVLMEEEERGSFEKAEVEGSEAAETEWLPFRCVRCFKLSFSTAELLCMHYTDHHSRDLKRDFVILGGGPRLQSPAYQCKHCDSKLQSTAELTSHLNVHNEEFQKRAKRQERRKQLLSKQKYADGAFADFKQERPFGHLEEVPKIKERKVVGYKCKFCVEVHPTLRAICNHLRKHVQYGSVPAVSAAVKVGPSSSFVSPPGRVSIWFPSTWIVWWKRKIRASPDRRLWVALLFCM; the protein is encoded by the exons ATGGAGGTGCTACAGTGTGATGGCTGTGACTTCCGAGCCCCATCTTACGAAGATCTCAAGGCGCACATCCAGGATGTCCACACAGCATTTCTGCAGCCAACTGATGTTGCTGAAGACAATGCTAATGAGCCACGATCCGGGTCCATGAACGCCAGTAATCAGACAGAGGTGGAGTATTCTTCGATAAAGGACGAATTTGCGATCGCAGAGGATTTATCAG GTCAAAATGCAACTGCACTGGGGACCGGAAGCTACTATGGCCACAGTCCAGGATATTACGGTCAGCATATTGCCCCTAATCCCAAACCAACAAACAAGTTTTTTCAATGCAAATTCTGCGTACGCTACTTCAGGTCAAAAAATCTCCTCATCGAACACACAAGGAAGGTCCACGGAGCTCAAGCTGAAGGGAGTTCGGCGGGCCCCCCTGTTCCAGGATCCTTAAATTATAATATCATGATGCATGAGGGATTTGGAAAGGTCTTCTCTTGCCAGTTTTGCACATACAAGTCACCGAGGAGGGCGAGAATAATTAAGCATCAGAAGATGTATCACAAAAACAATTTGAAGGAGACCACTGCTCCCCTTTCTGCCCCTGCTCCAATGCCAGACCCTGTGGTCCCACCCGTGTCCCTGCAGGACCCCTGCAAGGAACTGCCAGCAGAGGTCGTGGAGCGCAGCATCTTAGAGTCCATGGTCAAGCCTTTGACCAAGTCTCGAGGCAACTTTTGCTGTGAGTGGTGCAGCTACCAGACCCCCCGCCGGGAGCGCTGGTGTGACCATATGATGAAGAAGCATCGTAGCATGGTCAAGATCCTTTCCAGCCTCCGCCAGCAGCAAGAAGGGACTAACCTCCCTGATGTGCAGACCAAAAGCGCCCCCAGCCCCACTTCCAACTCCACCTATCTGTCCATGAATGCTGCAAGCCGGGAGATGCCCAGCGCCAACGTCTCCAACTTCCGGGGCTCCATCAGTAACTCCATCATGAGACCCAATTCTTCGTCCGCTTCCAAGTTTCCACCCGTGTCTTACCCTCAGATGAAGCCGAAGTCCCCTCACAACTCTGGCCTTGTTAACTTGGCGGAGAGATCGCGTTATGGCATGGCTGACATGACCAATTCCTCTGCTGACCTGGAAACCAACAGCATGCTGAATGACTCCAGTTCTGATGAAGAGTTGAACGACCTAGATAGCGAGAATGGCTTGAATGCCATGGATCACCAGACGTCAGGCATATCTGCAGAGCAGCTAATGGGCTCGGATGGCAACAAGTTGCTGGAGACCAAGGGGATTCCGTTTAGAAGGTTCATGAATAGGTTCCAGTGCCCCTTCTGTCCTTTCCTCACTATGCATCGACGTAGCATCTCCCGTCACATAGAAAACATCCATTTGTCTGGAAAGACCGCCGTCTACAAATGTGACGAATGTCCGTTTACTTGCAAGAGCTCGTTGAAGCTTGGGGCTCACAAGCAATGTCACACGGGTACAACGTCAGATTGGGATGCTGTGAATTCCCAGAGCGAGAGCCTTTCTGCTTCCCTGAACGAAGGTGTCGTGTCTTATGAGAGCTCGAGCGTCAACGGCAGAAAGCCGGGGGTCCTATTGGATCCCCTGCAGCAGCAAcagccgccgcccccgccgccgccgccacccctACCGCCATCCCAGCCGCAGCCACCACAGCTACAGCCGCCCCACCAGGTGCCAGCCCAGCCGCAGCCCCAGCCCCCGCCGGTGCAGCCACCTCAGCCGCCCGTGCCAGCCCCGCCCCTGCACCCTTACAAATGCACCATGTGTAATTACTCCACCACGACTCTGAAAGGGCTACGGGTCCATCAGCAGCACAAGCACTCATTCTGCGACAACTTGCCAAAATTCGAGGGGCAGCCCTCAAGCCTGCCGTTGGAGAGCGAGACAGACAGCCACCCCTCTTCCAGCAACACTGTGAAGAAAAGTCAGACCTCAATTCTTGGGTTGTCCTCCAAGAACAATTTTGTAGCTAAGGCCTCTAGGAAGCTCGCCAACGACTTTCCCCTCGATCTGTCGCCTGTGAAGAAGAGAACGAGGATCGACGAGATCGCAAGCAACCTGCAGAGCAAAATCAACCAGACAAAGCAGCAGGAGGACGCAGTGATCAACGTGGAGGACgacgaggaggaagaggaagacaatGAAGTGGAGATAGAGGTCGAGTTGGACAGGGAGGAAGAGCCCACAGAGCCGGTCATGGAGGTGTCCACATCCTTCTCGGCCCAGCAGATCTGGGCGAGAGATGCTGGCGAGCCCCAGAAGGAGCCCAGCTTCAGAAGCGTCGCCCACGACTACAACGCCACCAACGGGGCGGAAATTGAGCTCACCCTCTCCGAAGACGAAGAGGATTACTATGGCTCCTCGGCCAACATGAAAGACCACCAGGTTTCCAGTACTGCTCTGCTAAACACCCAGACTCCCATCTATGGAACAGAGCACAATAATGAGAACACAGACTTTGGTGACTCTGGACGGCTTTATTATTGCAAACACTGTGACTTTAACAACAAATCGGCCCGGAGCGTCAGCACCCACTACCAACGGATGCACCCTTATATCAAGTTCAGCTTTCGGTACATCTTGGACCCCAACGACCACAGTGCCGTGTACAGGTGCCTGGAATGCTACATTGACTACACCAACTTTGAAGACCTGCAGCAGCATTACGGTGAACACCACCCAGAAGCCATGAATGTACTCAACTTCGACCATTCGGACCTGATCTACCGGTGTCGGTTTTGTTCCTACACGAGCCCGAACGTCCGAAGCCTGATGCCACATTACCAAAGAATGCATCCCACGGTCAAGATCAACAACGCGATGATATTTTCCAGCTATGTCGTGGAGCAGCAGGAAGGGCTGAATACGGAATCCCAGACGCTGAGGGAGATTCTGAATTCAGCCCCCAAGAGCATGGCGACTTCTACTCCCGTGGCTCGCGGTGGCGGTCTGCCGGCTACGTTTAATAAAAACACTCCTTCAAAGACCTTTACTCCAGAATGTGAAAATCAGAAGGACCCCTCAGTTAACACTGTTGTCGTTTACGATTGTGACGTTTGCTCGTTTGCAAGCCCCAACATGCATTCTGTCTTGGTTCATTATCAGAAGAAACACCCGGAAGAAAAGGCTTCCTACTTTAGGATCCAGAAAACCATGCGAATGGTGTCTGTGGACAGGGGCTCTGCCCTTTCTCAATTATCATTTGAGGTGGGTGCTCCAATGTCTCCCAAAATGTCCAACATgggttccccaccccccccacaacccccgccACCAGACCTCAGTACTGAGCTTTACTACTGCAAACACTGTTCCTACAGCAATCGGTCAGTTGTGGGAGTGCTTGTCCACTACCAGAAAAGACACCCAGAAATAAAGGTCACTGCCAAATATATCAGACAGGCTCCTCCCACAGCTGCAATGATGAGGGGTTCTGAGGGGCCCCAAGGCTCCCCTCGGCCACCCGCCCCCATGCAACAGCTGAACCGCAGCAGCTCTGAGCGAGATGGCCCTCCTGTGGAGAACGAGATGTTCTTTTGCCAGCACTGTGATTACGGGAACCGGACGGTCAAGGGTGTCCTCATTCACTATCAGAAGAAGCACCGAGACTTCAAGGCCAATGCAGATGTGATCCGGCAGCACACGGCCACCATCCGAAGCCTCTGTGACCGGAACCAGAAGAAGCCTGCCAGCTGTGTGCTCATGGCCCCCTCCAGCGCGGAGCGGGACAAAGCGAAACTGCGAGCGCTCAAGTGCAGGCAGTGCTCGTATACCTCCCCCTACTTCTATGCACTGAGGAAGCATATCAAGAAAGACCACCCTGCCCTGAAGGCCACAGTCACGTCCATCATGCGGTGGGCATTCCTTGATGGCTTGATAGAAGCTGGCTACCACTGCGAGTGGTGCATCTATTCACACACAGAGCCCAACGGTCTGCTCCTGCATTACCAGAGGAGGCATCCAGAGCATTACGTTGACTACACTTACATGGCTACCAAACTCTGGGCTGGGCCAgacccatcccctccctccctcgcgCTGCCCACGGAAGCCAAAACATACCGATGCAGAGACTGTGTCTTTGAGGCCGTGTCCATCTGGGACATCACCAATCACTACCAGGCATTCCATCCCTGGGCCATGAATGGTGATGAGTCGGTGCTCCTGGATATCATCAAGGAGAAAGATGCCATCGAGAATCCCCTACCCCCCTCTGCCGAAGAGCTGGTGGGTCCCGTGAATTGTGAAAACAGCTTGCCCACTCCACTCCCCGAGCAGGATGCAGAGTGCCCAGAGGACGCAAGGCTTTCCCCAGAGAAGAGTATCCAGCTGGCCTCGGCCAACCCGGCCATCTCGTCCACCCCGTACCAGTGCACAGTGTGCCAGTCTGAGTACAACAACCTGCATGGCCTGCTCACCCACTACGGGAAGAAGCACCCCGGCATGAAGGTAAAGGCAGCCGACTTTGCCCAGGACATCGACATCAACCCCGGCGCGGTCTACAAATGCAGACACTGCCCCTACATCAACACCCGCATCCACGGTGTCCTGACGCACTACCAGAAGCGCCACCCGGCCATCAAGGTGACCGCCGAGGACTTCGTGCACGACGTGGAGCAGTCCGCGGACATAGCCCAGAACGACGTGGAGGAGACGAGCAGGATCTTCAAGCAAGGCTACGGCGCCTACCGTTGCAAACTGTGTCCCTACACACACGGCACGCTGGAGAAGCTCAAGATCCACTACGAGAAGTACCACAATCAGCCCGAATTCGACGTCTTTTCCCCGTCGCCCCCGAAGCTTCCGGTCTCCCTGGAGCCCGAGATGACCACGGAAGTAAGCCCCTCCCAGGTGTCCGCTGCCGAGGAGGACGTGGGAGAGGAGCCCATGTCCACGTCGCACTTCTCCGCCTCGCACCTGGTCTCCCACACTGTGTTCCGGTGTCAGCTCTGCAAGTACTTCTGCTCCACGAGGAAGGGCATCGCCAGGCATTACCGCATCAAGCACAACAACGTCCGCGCCCAGCCGGAGGGCAAGAACAACCTCTTCAAGTGCGCCCTATGCGCCTACACCAACCCCATCCGCAAGGGTCTGGCGGCCCACTACCAGAAGCGCCACGACATTGACGCCTACTACACCCACTGCCTGGCCGCCTCCCGGACCATCAGCGACAAGCCCAACAAGGTGATCATCCCGTCCCCACCCAAGGACGACTCCCCGCAGCTCAGCGAGGAGCTGCGGCGGGCCGTGGAGAAGAAAAAGTGCTCGCTGTGCTCCTTCCAGTCCTTCAGCAAGAAGGGCATCGTGTCCCACTACATGAAGCGCCACCCGGGGGTGTTCCCGAAGAAGCAGCACGCCAGCAAGCTGGGCGGCTACTTCACGGCCGTCTATGCGGACGAACACGAGAAGCCGGTGCtgatggaagaggaagagagaggcagcTTCGAGAAGGCCGAGGTGGAGGGAAGCGAAGCTGCGGAGACCGAGTGGCTCCCGTTCCGCTGCGTCAGGTGCTTCAAGCTGTCCTTCAGCACGGCTGAGCTGCTGTGCATGCACTACACCGACCACCACAGCCGGGACCTCAAGAGGGACTTCGTCATCCTGGGCGGCGGCCCCCGCCTGCAGAGCCCCGCCTACCAGTGTAAGCACTGTGATAGCAAACTGCAAAGCACAGCGGAGCTGACCTCACACTTGAACGTTCACAATGAGGAATTCCAGAAGCGTGCCAAACGtcaggagaggaggaaacagcTTTTGAGCAAGCAGAAATATGCAGATGGTGCTTTTGCAGATTTCAAACAAGAGAGG CCTTTTGGTCACTTAGAAGAGGTGCCAAAGATCAAGGAGAGGAAGGTGGTGGGCTACAAGTGTAAATTCTGTGTGGAAGTGCACCCGACGCTCCGAGCCATCTGCAACCACCTGCGGAAGCACGTCCAGTATGGCAGCGTCCCCGCCGTGTCCGCCGCGGTGAAG GTTGGACCCTCTTCATCTTTCGTGTCTCCACCCGGTCGCGTTTCGATCTGGTTCCCTTCCACGTGGATAGTTTGGTGGAAACGGAAGATCCGGGCCTCTCCGGACAGGAGGCTTTGGGTCGCCCTTCTGTTCTGCATGTAG